Proteins from one bacterium genomic window:
- a CDS encoding nucleotidyl transferase AbiEii/AbiGii toxin family protein, with amino-acid sequence MRDRLLKQAHALKEDFTLRLTNFGIERFLYRVTQSEFADDFVLKGAVLYTLWDNAPQRPTRDLDLLSLGASDRRRFVELFQGICKAPVEADGVEFDANTVRVARIREDGVHDGLRVTLTGRLGVAVIPVQVDVGFGDRLVPPPRSETLPTMLDHPAPTILAYRPETVIAEKYSATVELGQSNTRMKDFFDIEHFSRTTSFDGGVLGAAIVATFGGRHDDLPRALPIAFTDGFLHDSLKAAQWSAFLRRANLAAREFPDTMKAIRDFLWPLTEAIASGTHADLAREPGGPWRRRS; translated from the coding sequence GTGCGTGACCGCCTCCTCAAGCAAGCACACGCGCTTAAGGAAGATTTCACGCTTCGGTTGACCAACTTCGGCATCGAGCGATTTCTGTATCGCGTCACGCAGTCCGAATTCGCCGACGATTTTGTCCTCAAGGGCGCCGTGCTCTACACGCTTTGGGACAACGCCCCGCAACGACCGACGCGCGACCTCGATCTCCTGTCGCTCGGTGCATCGGACCGGCGGCGTTTCGTCGAACTGTTTCAAGGTATCTGCAAAGCACCCGTCGAAGCCGACGGTGTCGAATTCGACGCGAACACCGTGCGTGTCGCGCGCATTCGCGAGGACGGTGTGCATGACGGACTACGCGTCACGCTGACCGGACGTCTCGGCGTCGCGGTGATTCCGGTGCAAGTCGACGTGGGATTCGGCGATCGGTTGGTACCTCCGCCGCGATCCGAGACGCTTCCCACGATGTTGGACCACCCCGCACCGACCATCCTCGCCTACCGGCCCGAAACGGTGATCGCGGAAAAGTACAGCGCGACGGTCGAACTCGGTCAGTCGAATACGAGAATGAAGGATTTTTTCGATATCGAGCACTTCTCGCGCACGACATCATTTGACGGAGGCGTTCTCGGCGCGGCGATCGTCGCGACGTTCGGAGGTCGCCACGACGACCTTCCACGGGCGTTGCCGATCGCGTTCACCGACGGGTTTCTGCACGATTCGTTGAAGGCCGCACAGTGGTCGGCGTTCCTTCGTCGCGCGAACCTTGCCGCGCGGGAATTTCCCGACACGATGAAAGCGATTCGCGATTTTTTGTGGCCGCTCACCGAGGCGATCGCGTCCGGGACGCACGCGGATCTCGCGCGGGAGCCCGGCGGCCCGTGGCGGCGCCGAAGCTGA